The following coding sequences are from one Macaca nemestrina isolate mMacNem1 chromosome 1, mMacNem.hap1, whole genome shotgun sequence window:
- the LOC105498145 gene encoding LOW QUALITY PROTEIN: putative olfactory receptor 10J6 (The sequence of the model RefSeq protein was modified relative to this genomic sequence to represent the inferred CDS: substituted 1 base at 1 genomic stop codon), protein MQRKNFTEVAEFVFLGFSRFYKHQITLFVVFLIMYTLTVAGNAIIVTIIHFDRHLHTPMYFFLSTLASSERVYTLVIIPQMLSSLVAQTQPISLAGCTTQLFFFVTLAINNYFLLTVMGYDRYVAICNPPRYMVIMSTRVCVQLVCGAFSIGLAMVAVQVTSIFTXPFGLRVVGHFFCDILPAMKLSCINTTVNEIINFVVSLFVILVPMGLVFISYVLIISTILKIASTEGWKKTFVTCASHLTVVIVHYGCASIAYLKPKSENSTEQDLLLSVTYTVIAPLLNPVVYSLRNKEVKDALCRGMGRNIS, encoded by the coding sequence ATGCAAAGAAAGAACTTCACAGAAGTAGCAGAGTTTGTTTTCCTGGGATTCTCCAGATTCTACAAACATCAGATCACTCTCTTTGTGGTTTTTCTCATCATGTACACATTAACCGTGGCTGGCAATGCCATCATCGTGACCATCATCCACTTTGACCGTCACCTCCACACTCCCATGTACTTCTTCCTGAGCACGTTGGCTAGCTCTGAGAGAGTGTACACACTGGTCATCATTCCACAGATGCTCTCGAGCCTGGTAGCCCAGACCCAGCCAATCTCTCTAGCAGGTTGTACTACCCAACTGTTCTTCTTTGTTACCTTGGCCATCAACAATTACTTCTTGCTCACAGTGATGGGCTATGACCGCTATGTGGCCATCTGCAACCCCCCGAGATACATGGTCATCATGAGCACGAGGGTGTGTGTCCAGCTGGTGTGTGGAGCCTTTAGCATTGGGCTGGCCATGGTAGCTGTCCAGGTAACATCCATATTTACCTGACCTTTTGGTCTCAGGGTGGTTGGTCATTTCTTCTGTGACATCCTCCCTGCCATGAAACTCTCCTGTATTAATACCACTGTCAATGAGATAATCAATTTTGTTGTCAGTTTATTTGTCATCCTGGTCCCCATGGGTCTGGTCTTCATCTCCTATGTCCTCATCATCTCCACTATCCTCAAGATTGCCTCAACTGAGGGCTGGAAGAAGACGTTTGTCACCTGTGCTTCCCACCTCACTGTGGTCATTGTCCATTATGGCTGTGCCTCCATTGCCTACCTCAAGCCCAAGTCAGAAAACTCTACAGAACAAGACCTCCTTCTGTCAGTGACCTACACCGTCATCGCTCCCCTGCTGAACCCTGTTGTTTACAGCCTAAGGAACAAGGAGGTCAAGGATGCCCTATGCAGGGGCATGGGCAGAAACATTTCTTAA
- the LOC105498144 gene encoding serum amyloid P-component: MNKLLLWVSVLTSLLEAFAHTDLSGKVFVFPRESVTDHVNLITQLEKPLQNFTLCFRAYTDLSRPYSLFSYNTQGKDNELVVYKERVGDYSLYIGRQKVTFKVIEKLPAPVHICVSWESSSGIAEFWINGTPLVKKGLRQGYSVEAHPKIVLGQEQDSYGGKFDKSQSFVGEIGDLYMWNSVLPPEEILSAYQGTPVPANILDWRALNYEIKGYVIIKPLVWV, encoded by the exons ATGAACAAGCTGCTGCTTTGGGTCTCTGTCCTCACCAGCCTCCTGGAAGCCTTTGCTCACACAG ACCTCAGTGGGAAGGTGTTTGTATTTCCTAGAGAATCTGTTACTGATCATGTAAACTTGATCACACAGCTGGAGAAGCCTCTGCAGAACTTTACCTTGTGTTTTCGAGCCTACACTGATCTCTCCCGTCCCTACAGCCTCTTCTCCTACAATACCCAGGGAAAGGATAATGAGCtagtagtttataaagaaagagtTGGAGATTATAGTCTCTACATTGGAAGACAAAAAGTTACATTCAAAGTTATTGAAAAGCTCCCGGCTCCAGTGCACATCTGTGTTAGCTGGGAGTCCTCATCAGGTATTGCTGAATTTTGGATCAATGGGACACCTTTGGTGAAAAAGGGTCTGCGACAGGGTTACTCTGTGGAAGCTCATCCCAAGATTGTCCTGGGGCAGGAGCAGGATTCCTATGGCGGCAAGTTTGATAAGAGCCAGTCCTTTGTGGGAGAGATTGGGGATTTGTACATGTGGAACTCTGTACTGCCCCCAGAAGAGATCCTGTCTGCCTATCAGGGTACCCCAGTCCCTGCCAATATCCTGGACTGGCGGGCTCTGAACTATGAAATCAAAGGATATGTCATCATCAAACCCCTGGTGTGGGTCTGA